A window of Terriglobus sp. RCC_193 contains these coding sequences:
- a CDS encoding DUF1080 domain-containing protein, translating into MMPARFFALSILAASSLLAVSATAQTAAPKPSHEDTEFYHPVPPVVTPAATVGQPPSDAIVLFDGKDTQQWVAAKDSTTPADWDVHDGVMTVKKGGVGNIETKHRFKDYQLHLEWKIPASITGEGQGRGNSGLFLASTGKGDAGYEVQIMDSYNNPTYTNGMLGSVYKQAVPLANAARKPGEWSSYDVVWTAPRFNADGSLKTPAYVTVFLNGVLVENHFELKGETAYVGQPVYKAYDTAPIKLQAHGDKSEPISFRNIWAREVKPWTEPLTK; encoded by the coding sequence ATGATGCCCGCACGCTTTTTCGCTCTGAGTATCCTTGCTGCCTCGTCTCTTCTGGCCGTCAGCGCCACGGCCCAGACGGCTGCTCCCAAGCCGTCCCACGAAGATACTGAGTTTTATCACCCGGTTCCGCCCGTCGTGACCCCGGCAGCCACCGTCGGCCAGCCGCCCTCGGACGCCATCGTGCTTTTCGACGGCAAGGACACCCAGCAGTGGGTCGCCGCCAAGGACAGCACCACCCCCGCCGACTGGGACGTGCATGACGGCGTCATGACCGTGAAGAAGGGTGGCGTCGGCAACATCGAAACGAAGCACCGCTTCAAGGACTACCAGCTCCACCTGGAGTGGAAGATTCCCGCCAGCATCACCGGCGAGGGGCAGGGCCGTGGCAACAGCGGACTTTTCCTGGCCTCCACCGGCAAGGGCGACGCAGGCTACGAAGTCCAGATCATGGACAGCTACAACAACCCCACCTACACCAACGGCATGCTCGGCAGTGTTTACAAGCAGGCTGTGCCGCTGGCCAATGCCGCCCGCAAGCCCGGCGAATGGTCCAGCTATGACGTGGTCTGGACTGCTCCGCGCTTCAACGCCGACGGCAGTCTGAAGACCCCGGCCTACGTCACAGTCTTCCTGAACGGCGTTCTGGTGGAGAACCACTTCGAGCTGAAGGGCGAAACCGCCTACGTAGGCCAGCCCGTTTACAAGGCGTACGACACAGCGCCCATCAAGCTGCAGGCCCACGGCGACAAGAGCGAACCCATCAGCTTCCGCAACATCTGGGCCCGCGAAGTCAAGCCCTGGACAGAACCGCTGACGAAGTAG
- a CDS encoding TetR/AcrR family transcriptional regulator, translating into MRGEILAAASKMFADRGYEAVTLREIAKEIGYTHAVIYQHFPDKWHILAELSRETIELMIQNFDAIAAKHLSPEERLFATSRGLIQFCTAHPQQFRNVFFGPENRNGTRAGQYIDDIGAPLFQRFVQLFFDVARDEGLPNRDDVVIAHTWWFAIFGLATLMVIQGVVPGLTDQTLVVEQTIATLWAGVQAVPRLPKSAIAKRSGGSRASKR; encoded by the coding sequence TTGCGGGGCGAAATTCTTGCAGCGGCCAGCAAAATGTTTGCCGATCGCGGCTACGAAGCTGTAACGCTTCGCGAGATTGCGAAAGAGATCGGCTATACGCACGCCGTGATTTATCAGCACTTTCCCGACAAATGGCACATCCTTGCCGAGTTGAGCAGGGAGACGATCGAGTTGATGATTCAGAACTTCGACGCGATTGCCGCTAAACATCTGTCACCCGAAGAGCGCCTTTTTGCGACCTCACGCGGCTTGATTCAGTTCTGTACGGCCCATCCGCAGCAGTTCCGTAATGTCTTCTTTGGGCCGGAGAACCGTAATGGCACCCGCGCTGGACAATATATCGACGACATTGGCGCGCCGTTGTTCCAACGGTTCGTACAGCTCTTTTTCGATGTGGCCCGGGATGAAGGATTGCCGAATAGGGATGACGTGGTGATAGCCCACACCTGGTGGTTTGCGATCTTTGGCCTCGCCACACTCATGGTCATCCAGGGGGTTGTGCCCGGCTTGACGGACCAGACTCTCGTAGTCGAACAAACAATTGCCACGCTTTGGGCAGGTGTTCAGGCCGTTCCGCGGTTGCCCAAGAGCGCAATTGCGAAGCGATCCGGCGGATCCCGCGCTTCAAAGCGATAA
- a CDS encoding NmrA family NAD(P)-binding protein, which produces MGITGKVGGATARHLLKQGKKVRALVRDRERAAQWADRGVELIEGDWNNSTAIIAALSNVEGAFVMLPAVWAPTPDYREAKSVIASYVEALTKIAPPRVVALSSMGANRTSGLGMITALSLLEQGFRSLLSPVAFVRAGGFFENFLYGLQAAQGGTLPVFYSPTNRKSTMVATDDIGAEVAKLLTGPAWSGHRVIEFGSMVSADEVAAQLGEVLTLDVKAFAVPRAGWAEAFQQFGVPKGHTGSAEEMFESINEGWMDLGVTGTEHVAGKTSARDVFAAAHNAVNA; this is translated from the coding sequence ATGGGCATCACTGGCAAAGTTGGGGGTGCCACTGCGCGGCACCTGCTGAAGCAAGGCAAAAAAGTGCGGGCACTTGTGCGTGATCGTGAGAGGGCCGCGCAGTGGGCAGACCGGGGCGTGGAGTTGATCGAGGGAGACTGGAACAATTCGACGGCCATAATCGCGGCGCTCAGTAATGTCGAGGGTGCGTTTGTTATGTTGCCGGCCGTATGGGCACCCACGCCTGATTACAGAGAAGCAAAGAGCGTGATTGCGAGCTATGTCGAAGCACTGACCAAGATAGCGCCTCCACGGGTGGTAGCACTCTCGTCGATGGGCGCAAATAGAACAAGCGGGCTGGGAATGATCACAGCCTTATCACTCCTGGAGCAAGGTTTTCGCAGCTTGCTCTCACCTGTTGCATTTGTGCGCGCAGGCGGCTTCTTCGAGAATTTCCTCTACGGCTTACAGGCCGCCCAGGGCGGAACACTACCGGTCTTCTACAGTCCTACAAACCGGAAATCGACAATGGTCGCAACGGACGACATCGGAGCAGAAGTGGCAAAGCTTCTCACTGGGCCAGCGTGGTCAGGGCATCGCGTCATCGAGTTCGGTTCGATGGTAAGCGCAGATGAAGTGGCCGCACAATTGGGCGAAGTCTTGACACTCGACGTAAAAGCCTTTGCAGTCCCGCGTGCAGGTTGGGCGGAGGCGTTCCAACAGTTCGGCGTCCCGAAGGGCCACACCGGGTCTGCTGAAGAAATGTTTGAAAGCATTAATGAGGGATGGATGGACCTTGGAGTCACGGGTACAGAGCACGTAGCGGGTAAGACCTCCGCACGCGATGTATTTGCGGCTGCGCATAATGCCGTCAACGCATAA
- a CDS encoding DoxX family protein, translating to MKTEQAIGKSVWAGRAIQIAAMVTTVVVAFMWMYFGRLYLIHDPVEWRIANQQLGYPIYIIPLIGVTHILGGVGLLIPNVPRLTEWIYAGCAFTLLLAFYSQLNGGGSTWDKFDPILVMTFVFASYVLRRCMCANKWSI from the coding sequence ATGAAAACTGAACAGGCAATAGGTAAATCGGTGTGGGCAGGCCGAGCAATTCAAATCGCCGCAATGGTAACAACCGTCGTTGTCGCCTTCATGTGGATGTATTTCGGAAGGTTATATCTCATTCACGATCCGGTCGAATGGAGGATTGCCAACCAGCAACTCGGATACCCGATCTATATCATCCCTTTGATCGGCGTAACGCACATCCTTGGTGGCGTGGGTCTTCTGATTCCAAATGTCCCTCGATTGACTGAGTGGATTTATGCTGGCTGCGCGTTCACGCTTTTACTCGCATTCTATTCACAACTGAATGGCGGTGGCAGTACCTGGGATAAATTTGACCCAATTCTTGTCATGACGTTCGTCTTTGCTTCGTATGTATTAAGACGCTGCATGTGTGCAAACAAGTGGTCGATATGA
- a CDS encoding alpha/beta hydrolase has translation MIRWCAIVLLCVLTLSASAQTWDPPIGHRVTYKTVDGRDLGMWIVEPKDFGAQDYAAKRPAVLLVHGGGWANGAAGVHNAQAKVIAQHGAVAILLQYRLLPHNPHEEPRICVEDTKSAIRWLRAHAGELRLDPNKIAAGGSSAGGYNAAYAAVGPGWNDPHDDVSISARPDALVLLNPALDIHYSNAMFHNDQKLSPMSYINKDVPPMLILSGSNDEVIHADLLRDYAEKLKAAGVRCELHIYPGQVHTFYRNEPYLSETNAQIITFLHSLGFVSP, from the coding sequence ATGATTCGCTGGTGTGCCATTGTTTTGCTTTGTGTCCTGACTTTGTCTGCATCCGCGCAGACCTGGGATCCGCCCATTGGCCATCGTGTCACGTACAAAACTGTCGATGGCCGCGACCTTGGCATGTGGATTGTTGAGCCGAAAGACTTTGGCGCGCAGGACTATGCTGCGAAGCGTCCTGCTGTGTTGCTGGTACATGGTGGCGGCTGGGCCAATGGCGCTGCAGGGGTGCATAACGCGCAAGCAAAGGTGATCGCCCAACACGGTGCTGTGGCGATTTTGTTGCAGTACAGGCTGTTGCCGCATAACCCGCATGAAGAACCGCGCATCTGCGTGGAAGATACAAAGAGCGCGATACGCTGGCTTCGCGCACATGCTGGCGAGCTTCGCCTTGATCCAAACAAGATCGCAGCAGGTGGCAGCTCCGCAGGTGGTTATAACGCAGCTTATGCCGCAGTCGGCCCCGGTTGGAATGACCCGCATGACGACGTTAGTATCTCCGCACGGCCGGATGCCCTGGTGTTGTTAAATCCCGCGTTGGATATCCATTACTCCAACGCGATGTTTCATAACGACCAGAAACTCTCACCCATGAGTTACATCAACAAGGACGTCCCGCCAATGCTCATCCTGAGCGGCAGCAACGACGAAGTGATCCATGCCGATCTGTTGCGTGACTATGCGGAGAAATTAAAGGCTGCAGGTGTCCGTTGTGAGCTTCATATCTACCCCGGCCAGGTGCACACGTTCTATCGCAACGAGCCCTATCTCTCAGAAACCAACGCGCAGATCATAACGTTCCTGCATTCGTTGGGATTCGTCTCTCCCTGA
- a CDS encoding MFS transporter: MSQNSKESTTAYRVLGAASLCHMLNDMLQSLFVAAYPLFKGNFNLSFGQIGTLTLVFQITASLLQPFVGFYTDRKPKPYSLPFGMTISMSGLLVLAFAQNYAMLLVGGALLGIGSSIFHPESSRLARLASGGAHGMAQSVFQVGGNFGSSLGPLLIAFVVLPRGQKSMAWFTLAALFGIILLTGLGHWYKLHGHAIQKKHAVATTLTLSRNKVGGALAVLVVLTLSKYFYLASITSYYVFYLMQHFHLVQKDAQFYLFLFLAAVAAGTVIGGPVGDRIGRKKVIWISILGVLPMTLLLPYVTLPVTVVLSVLIGLVLASAFSAILVYAQELMPGRVGMVSGLFFGLAFGLGGLGAALLGRLADHTSIEYVYKVCSFLPALGLLTGFLPDTSKKHDAGSSDAEAIALMNTEEQSA, translated from the coding sequence ATGAGCCAGAACTCAAAGGAATCCACCACTGCGTATCGCGTGTTAGGCGCGGCAAGCCTGTGCCACATGCTGAATGACATGTTGCAGTCACTTTTTGTTGCAGCGTATCCGCTATTCAAAGGAAACTTCAATCTTTCGTTTGGGCAGATCGGCACGTTGACGCTGGTGTTCCAGATCACCGCGTCGCTGTTGCAACCCTTTGTGGGTTTCTACACCGATCGCAAACCGAAGCCGTATTCCCTGCCCTTTGGCATGACCATCTCCATGAGCGGTCTACTGGTGCTGGCGTTTGCACAGAACTACGCGATGCTGCTGGTGGGCGGTGCCCTTCTGGGCATTGGTTCGTCCATCTTTCATCCGGAATCGTCGCGGCTGGCGCGGCTGGCATCGGGCGGCGCGCATGGCATGGCGCAGTCAGTCTTCCAGGTGGGTGGCAACTTTGGATCGTCGCTTGGGCCTTTGCTGATTGCGTTTGTCGTTCTGCCGCGTGGACAGAAGAGCATGGCGTGGTTCACGCTGGCGGCGCTGTTCGGCATCATTCTGCTGACGGGACTGGGCCACTGGTACAAGCTGCACGGACACGCGATCCAGAAGAAACATGCTGTGGCCACCACACTTACTTTGAGCCGCAACAAGGTTGGCGGTGCGCTTGCCGTGCTGGTGGTGCTGACGCTGTCAAAGTATTTCTATCTGGCCAGCATTACGAGTTACTACGTCTTCTACCTGATGCAGCATTTTCATCTGGTGCAGAAGGATGCGCAGTTCTACCTGTTCCTGTTCCTGGCTGCTGTGGCTGCGGGTACGGTCATTGGTGGACCAGTGGGTGACCGCATTGGAAGAAAGAAAGTCATCTGGATTTCGATTCTGGGTGTACTGCCGATGACGCTGCTGTTGCCATACGTAACGCTGCCGGTCACCGTTGTTCTAAGCGTTCTGATTGGATTGGTGCTGGCCTCCGCATTCTCCGCAATCCTGGTCTATGCGCAGGAGCTGATGCCCGGCCGCGTGGGCATGGTTTCAGGCTTGTTCTTCGGACTGGCGTTTGGATTGGGTGGATTGGGCGCGGCACTGCTGGGCAGGCTGGCCGATCATACGAGCATCGAATACGTGTACAAGGTTTGCTCGTTCCTGCCTGCGCTCGGATTGCTGACCGGGTTTCTTCCGGACACCAGTAAGAAGCACGATGCAGGATCGTCAGATGCCGAAGCGATTGCACTGATGAATACGGAAGAACAGTCTGCCTGA
- a CDS encoding helix-turn-helix domain-containing protein translates to MRMGHRFSTDIDKYFSDRTRPVLALGGTYPASHRVRPHRHRRSQLFCPLTGMVIASTSQGTWAVPARRALWIPAGVRHELRAVGEVKMQSLYFEPGTLVPMPDHCQVVDVSPLMRSLMDEAVTLPVRYSHEGRSGALMQLIQYEIGTLPELPLSLPLPTDKNLARLCRRFLQHPTAKDNIDDWATSLYLSRRTFTRLFRRETGLSFVAWRQQACVLAALPKLAAGTSVTNTALDLGYENPAAFTTVFKRILNASPKEYTAH, encoded by the coding sequence ATGCGAATGGGCCATCGTTTCAGCACCGACATTGATAAATACTTCTCCGATCGCACTCGCCCTGTGCTTGCTTTGGGTGGAACCTATCCTGCCTCGCATCGTGTTCGTCCGCATCGCCATCGCCGCAGCCAGTTGTTCTGCCCGCTCACCGGGATGGTTATCGCATCCACCTCGCAGGGCACATGGGCTGTTCCCGCACGCCGTGCCTTATGGATTCCCGCAGGCGTACGTCACGAACTTCGTGCTGTAGGAGAGGTGAAGATGCAGAGTCTTTATTTTGAACCCGGCACGCTGGTGCCCATGCCGGATCACTGCCAGGTGGTGGATGTTTCGCCACTGATGCGCAGTCTCATGGACGAGGCCGTAACACTCCCCGTTCGTTATAGTCATGAAGGCCGTTCCGGCGCGTTGATGCAGTTGATTCAATATGAAATTGGAACGCTGCCGGAACTGCCACTTTCACTGCCGCTGCCCACGGACAAAAATCTTGCGCGCCTATGCCGCAGGTTCCTGCAACACCCCACAGCGAAGGACAACATCGATGATTGGGCCACATCGCTGTATCTTAGCCGCCGCACCTTCACGCGTCTCTTCCGTCGAGAAACAGGGCTTAGCTTCGTGGCATGGCGACAGCAGGCGTGCGTTCTTGCAGCGCTGCCAAAGCTGGCAGCAGGCACATCCGTAACCAATACCGCGCTGGATCTGGGCTATGAAAATCCCGCAGCATTTACGACGGTGTTCAAGCGAATACTGAACGCATCGCCCAAGGAATACACTGCGCATTAA
- a CDS encoding TIGR03435 family protein → MMLSRLFLLSFVFMVQETPVPLLHPATPMPSFSVVSVRPSKPDEEGPRGSVRDDSYYAGHTTMDVVLAYAFGLGFDQELYGGPSWMKSEQFDIQGKLDADAAPAFRKMSRDDREEQMRLMVQTLLKERFHLTYHFETREMPVYRLQIAKGGFKCPRDTTSPPAIADPSRPRFRLPSMLPPPPPPPGYHPPSPAEMARMQQSLHLRTRGWPFWLLAAMLSHQPELNGKPVIDDTGLDGSYDCEMVWSREGSEGTNQYLFAAIQDQLGLKLLPSRGQVEVLVVDSMDHPSEN, encoded by the coding sequence ATGATGCTTTCGAGATTGTTTCTGCTCAGTTTTGTTTTCATGGTGCAAGAGACACCTGTGCCGCTGCTGCATCCTGCAACGCCGATGCCAAGCTTCTCCGTGGTGAGTGTGCGGCCCAGCAAGCCGGATGAAGAAGGTCCACGTGGCAGCGTGCGTGACGATAGCTATTACGCGGGCCACACCACGATGGATGTCGTGCTGGCGTATGCATTCGGCTTGGGTTTCGACCAGGAACTTTACGGTGGCCCTTCCTGGATGAAAAGCGAGCAGTTCGATATTCAAGGGAAGCTGGATGCAGATGCTGCACCTGCATTTCGCAAGATGAGTCGCGATGACCGCGAAGAACAGATGCGACTGATGGTGCAGACACTATTGAAGGAACGCTTTCACCTGACGTATCACTTTGAGACACGCGAGATGCCGGTATACCGTCTGCAGATTGCGAAGGGTGGATTCAAATGTCCGCGCGATACAACATCGCCGCCAGCGATTGCGGACCCATCACGGCCTCGGTTTCGTTTGCCTTCTATGCTCCCTCCTCCGCCACCGCCTCCGGGATATCACCCACCTTCGCCTGCGGAGATGGCGCGGATGCAGCAGTCCCTGCATCTGCGCACACGCGGCTGGCCCTTCTGGTTGTTGGCCGCGATGCTTAGTCATCAACCAGAGTTGAATGGCAAACCTGTGATTGATGACACCGGGCTGGATGGATCGTATGACTGCGAGATGGTATGGTCGCGCGAAGGCTCGGAAGGAACCAATCAATATCTTTTCGCTGCGATACAGGACCAGCTTGGGTTGAAGTTACTACCTTCACGCGGACAGGTTGAAGTGCTGGTGGTGGATAGCATGGATCATCCTTCGGAAAACTAA
- a CDS encoding PadR family transcriptional regulator: MAHAENESVTPLPAATLYVLLALASEDRHGYGIIQEVSRLSAATYRVGSGTLYDNLKKLLHQGWVEDYEEQESGSGETRRMYRITDEGRRVLGADVSRMKRIVRVASRMLADEGGRA; this comes from the coding sequence ATGGCACACGCTGAAAACGAATCCGTAACTCCTTTACCTGCTGCCACGCTCTACGTCCTGCTTGCGCTGGCGTCGGAGGACCGGCATGGCTACGGGATCATCCAGGAGGTGAGCCGCCTTTCCGCCGCCACCTATCGCGTAGGCTCCGGAACGCTTTATGACAATTTGAAGAAACTGCTGCATCAGGGGTGGGTGGAGGATTACGAGGAGCAGGAATCCGGCAGCGGCGAGACGCGAAGGATGTATCGCATCACAGACGAAGGTCGCCGTGTGCTGGGAGCCGATGTCAGCCGCATGAAGCGCATTGTGCGCGTGGCCAGTCGCATGTTGGCCGATGAAGGCGGTAGAGCATGA
- a CDS encoding aldehyde dehydrogenase family protein translates to MATAEVTLDPTHSGATPVPFRKRYGNYIGGAWVEPVEGQYFENITPVTGKVLCEVPRSGAKDVEKALDAAHKAKAAWGRASVTERSNLLIRIAQVIEENSDLLAAAETWDNGKPIRETTGADVPLSADHFRYFAGAIRAQQGGISEIDHDTVAYHFHEPLGVVGQIIPWNFPLLMAAWKLAPALAAGNCVVLKPAEQTPVSILILMELIGDILPAGVLNVVNGFGREVGKELASNPRINKVAFTGSTVTGRMIMQYASENIIPLTLELGGKSPNIFFEDVMDSDEDYIDKAIEGMVLFAFNQGEVCTCPSRALIHEKIYDKFMERAIKRVAAIKQANPFDPSTQVGAQASKQQFEKILSYLDLGRKEGAELLVGGNAARLEGDLAGGYYIQPTVFKGNNKMRIFQEEIFGPVLSVTTFKNDEEALEIANDTLYGLGAGVWTRDINRAYRFGRNIEAGRVWTNCYHMYPAHAAFGGYKQSGIGRENHLMMLNHYQQTKNQLISYSTKALGLF, encoded by the coding sequence ATGGCAACAGCAGAGGTCACCCTGGACCCCACGCATTCCGGCGCAACCCCCGTCCCATTCCGCAAGCGCTACGGTAACTACATTGGCGGCGCATGGGTGGAGCCGGTTGAAGGTCAGTACTTTGAAAACATCACGCCGGTCACCGGCAAAGTTCTGTGCGAAGTGCCGCGTTCCGGCGCGAAGGATGTAGAGAAGGCACTCGATGCTGCGCACAAAGCGAAGGCCGCATGGGGAAGGGCATCCGTTACTGAGCGCTCCAATCTGCTCATCCGCATCGCGCAGGTCATTGAAGAAAATTCAGACCTCCTTGCCGCCGCGGAGACATGGGACAACGGCAAACCCATTCGCGAAACCACCGGAGCGGACGTACCGCTCAGCGCCGATCACTTCCGTTATTTTGCAGGCGCCATCCGCGCGCAGCAGGGCGGCATCTCTGAGATTGATCACGATACTGTCGCGTATCACTTTCACGAGCCGCTCGGCGTCGTTGGACAGATCATTCCATGGAACTTCCCGCTGCTCATGGCCGCATGGAAGCTGGCTCCGGCACTCGCCGCAGGCAACTGTGTTGTGCTGAAACCCGCGGAACAGACACCCGTATCCATCCTCATCCTGATGGAACTCATCGGCGACATCCTGCCTGCCGGTGTGTTGAACGTGGTGAACGGCTTCGGTCGCGAAGTGGGCAAGGAACTTGCCAGCAACCCGCGCATCAACAAGGTCGCATTCACCGGATCGACGGTCACAGGCCGCATGATCATGCAGTATGCATCCGAAAACATTATCCCGCTCACGCTGGAACTCGGCGGCAAATCGCCCAACATCTTCTTTGAAGATGTGATGGATTCCGATGAGGATTACATCGACAAGGCCATTGAAGGCATGGTGCTGTTCGCCTTCAACCAGGGCGAAGTCTGCACCTGCCCGTCGCGCGCACTCATCCACGAAAAGATCTATGACAAGTTCATGGAGCGCGCCATCAAGCGTGTCGCAGCAATCAAGCAGGCCAACCCGTTCGATCCATCCACGCAGGTTGGTGCACAGGCATCGAAGCAGCAGTTTGAAAAGATCCTGTCGTATCTCGACCTCGGTCGCAAGGAAGGTGCGGAACTTCTCGTCGGCGGCAATGCAGCCAGGCTCGAAGGCGATCTTGCCGGTGGTTACTACATCCAGCCGACAGTCTTCAAGGGCAACAACAAGATGCGCATCTTCCAGGAGGAAATCTTCGGACCGGTGCTATCGGTTACGACCTTCAAGAACGATGAAGAAGCTCTTGAGATTGCGAATGACACGCTCTACGGCTTGGGTGCAGGCGTGTGGACGCGCGACATCAATCGCGCGTATCGCTTTGGTCGCAACATTGAAGCAGGCCGTGTCTGGACCAACTGCTACCACATGTATCCCGCACACGCAGCCTTCGGCGGCTACAAGCAGAGCGGTATCGGACGCGAAAACCATCTGATGATGTTGAACCACTATCAGCAGACGAAGAATCAGCTCATCAGCTACAGCACCAAGGCGCTGGGACTGTTCTAG
- a CDS encoding DUF779 domain-containing protein, producing the protein MNSATIPDQVLATPAALELIDQLQAQHGPVMFYQSGGCCEGSAPMCFPVGEFRIGSRDKKVGEIGGAEFFISPQQFEYWKHTQIIIDVVPGFGAAFSLEGPGGLQFHTRSRVFTDEEIHALRDAGKI; encoded by the coding sequence ATGAATTCCGCAACCATTCCAGATCAGGTACTCGCCACACCCGCGGCATTGGAGCTGATCGACCAACTCCAGGCGCAACATGGCCCGGTGATGTTTTATCAATCCGGCGGCTGCTGCGAAGGCAGTGCGCCCATGTGTTTTCCTGTCGGCGAATTCCGCATCGGATCGCGTGATAAGAAGGTCGGCGAGATCGGCGGCGCGGAGTTCTTCATCTCGCCGCAGCAGTTTGAGTATTGGAAACACACGCAGATCATCATCGACGTGGTGCCCGGATTCGGCGCCGCGTTTTCACTCGAAGGCCCAGGGGGCCTGCAGTTCCACACACGCTCCCGCGTCTTCACGGATGAAGAGATTCATGCGTTGCGCGACGCAGGAAAAATCTAG
- a CDS encoding carboxymuconolactone decarboxylase family protein, which translates to MAEYQSPDDMRYAKKLIAGAPAEAEAFFKLKAVTERGDGVIPAKYRELIALAVALTTQCSYCLDSHTCNAAKAGATREEIAETVFMAAALRAGGAVGHGLLTMKLFEDAMGKLEQDPAALDRAPWE; encoded by the coding sequence ATGGCGGAATATCAAAGCCCGGACGACATGCGTTATGCCAAGAAGCTGATTGCAGGGGCACCGGCGGAGGCCGAGGCTTTCTTCAAACTGAAGGCAGTTACAGAACGCGGCGATGGCGTGATTCCGGCGAAGTATCGCGAATTGATCGCGCTTGCGGTGGCACTCACAACACAGTGCTCTTACTGCCTGGATTCACACACATGCAATGCCGCGAAGGCTGGTGCAACGCGTGAAGAGATTGCGGAAACCGTCTTCATGGCAGCGGCGCTGCGCGCGGGCGGAGCCGTGGGGCATGGGCTGTTGACGATGAAGCTATTCGAGGATGCGATGGGAAAGCTGGAGCAGGATCCAGCAGCACTGGACCGTGCTCCGTGGGAATAG
- a CDS encoding FtsX-like permease family protein, with protein MTEVAVTMVLLVSAGLLLKSYRQMRSIDIGCTTQNVLTMRVGLPDVKYKTAQQVTAFYSQLIERIRVLPGVAAAGLSTALPGQGYGGDTPFSIPENPSLGKMQHVAMLRGVDPGYFKSVQIPLRQGRFFEDRERLQNARSVIISESFARQYFPNGDALGKHIQAINFGDFPDGGFEIVGVAGNTLWHLDEQEGSTMYFPLYYGGWNNVTIAVRADHNVESLALPVQKLIAQMDPGLPVANVLTMEQSLGLATMDANVTSMLVLAFAVISLVLAAVGLYGVLSYLVTQRTGEIGIRMALGAQRQDVLRQMLLDGIRPALLGVIVGLSASAVCVQWIRSMLYGTKPLDPAVFASVTGLLLVVAAFACFLPAWHAARMDPMQALRNE; from the coding sequence GTGACGGAAGTGGCTGTGACGATGGTGTTGCTGGTAAGCGCGGGATTGCTGTTGAAGAGTTATCGGCAGATGCGCTCCATTGACATTGGCTGCACGACGCAGAACGTACTGACCATGCGGGTGGGATTGCCGGATGTGAAGTACAAAACGGCGCAACAGGTGACAGCGTTTTATTCGCAGTTGATTGAACGGATCCGCGTGTTGCCGGGCGTGGCTGCGGCTGGATTGTCCACTGCTTTGCCAGGGCAGGGTTATGGTGGCGATACGCCTTTTTCGATTCCGGAGAATCCTTCGCTGGGAAAGATGCAGCATGTGGCAATGTTGCGCGGCGTAGACCCGGGCTATTTCAAATCGGTACAGATTCCACTGCGGCAGGGCCGCTTCTTTGAAGATCGTGAGCGGCTGCAGAACGCTCGCAGCGTGATTATCAGCGAGTCGTTTGCACGGCAGTATTTTCCAAATGGTGATGCGCTGGGCAAGCACATTCAAGCAATCAACTTTGGCGATTTTCCAGATGGGGGCTTTGAGATCGTCGGCGTCGCAGGCAACACGCTTTGGCATCTGGATGAACAGGAAGGATCCACAATGTACTTCCCGCTGTATTACGGCGGATGGAACAACGTAACCATTGCCGTGAGAGCAGACCACAACGTGGAAAGCCTTGCGCTGCCAGTGCAGAAACTGATTGCGCAAATGGACCCGGGCCTGCCTGTGGCAAACGTGCTGACCATGGAGCAATCGCTGGGCCTGGCGACGATGGATGCGAATGTAACGTCGATGCTGGTGTTGGCGTTTGCAGTGATCTCGCTGGTGCTGGCAGCAGTGGGCTTGTACGGCGTCTTATCCTATCTTGTAACGCAGCGAACCGGAGAGATTGGCATTCGGATGGCACTGGGCGCGCAGCGACAGGATGTGTTGCGGCAGATGTTGTTGGATGGCATTCGGCCTGCATTGCTGGGTGTGATTGTGGGACTGAGTGCCAGCGCGGTGTGCGTGCAGTGGATTCGATCCATGCTGTATGGCACAAAGCCACTTGATCCAGCGGTGTTTGCTTCGGTTACGGGATTGCTGCTGGTTGTGGCTGCGTTTGCATGCTTCCTGCCTGCATGGCATGCGGCGCGCATGGACCCGATGCAGGCACTGCGCAACGAGTAA